From a single Vibrio tubiashii genomic region:
- a CDS encoding 3'-5' exonuclease yields the protein MNHNRVVCFDLEMCCWNEDGVGTTGEIIEVGLAEIDLVKGEIVKRAQYYVKPETDEVSLFCSQLTGITPRKIEKQGRPLEEVLKSMVKNFGGTNKIYAAWGRDDLVLKQECLDKGIDTPFNEFINLATLFRIQNRLKDKRIGHKAAQESKGIEWEGRQHSGYVDAYNLAKLALTML from the coding sequence ATGAACCATAACCGTGTTGTTTGTTTCGATCTAGAAATGTGCTGTTGGAATGAAGACGGTGTCGGTACCACTGGCGAAATCATTGAAGTAGGGCTTGCAGAGATTGACCTTGTAAAAGGTGAGATCGTTAAGCGGGCACAATACTACGTAAAACCAGAGACAGATGAAGTCTCGCTGTTTTGTTCTCAGTTGACAGGAATCACGCCACGTAAGATTGAAAAGCAGGGACGCCCACTAGAGGAAGTCCTGAAATCTATGGTGAAAAACTTTGGTGGCACAAACAAAATATACGCGGCTTGGGGTCGAGATGATCTAGTGCTAAAGCAAGAGTGTCTAGATAAAGGCATTGATACCCCATTCAATGAATTTATCAACTTAGCGACCTTATTCCGAATTCAAAACCGTCTTAAAGACAAACGAATCGGGCATAAAGCAGCGCAAGAGAGCAAAGGTATCGAGTGGGAAGGACGTCAGCACTCTGGTTATGTTGATGCCTATAACCTTGCCAAACTTGCCCTGACCATGCTCTAG
- a CDS encoding sensor domain-containing diguanylate cyclase: MQQLIKKKYLYSFLVFIFTLLVTLYAVYFVYQSQFKYTVSLVDKLAEQQAENLQQVVESDLQFIGAGANFFHATQPEDWHRFPVFADQIVSSSQTLIALQWMPRIEHNQVAAHIKKVKRTYPFYEIYTVPKDGPKTLGYIMPNDEPIYPASDVYPRNQANFNALGYYSSRLRFQLVLDGMRETGQPSVSDKIRLLQDGFDRSLAKTGLLVYHPVFSAENAKELVGVVIGVIRSTKYFESIVVRTATEQDLLVKVTDMGFDAEDDPILYESNNWDVTNGIEITKRVVLPNREWIVDFKLDRKVTDNDRFVLIGIFMAGIVIACLSSYIVLLLIRDKEHLEVLLDERTEELQFLVDHDTLTGIYNRRAFSRYLTDKVSRQESFALVGFDVDKFKLINDHHGHVAGDEMLCHVARVVQSHLEPGDVFVRMGGDEFCIISHITDRYELFNYLDRIGRAVASSKYEFDGRMIQCSLSIGAAIRRLENEEDIMQASDAQLYKSKQAGRNCVSIAE, translated from the coding sequence ATGCAACAGTTGATTAAAAAGAAGTATTTATATTCGTTCTTAGTGTTTATTTTCACCTTGCTGGTGACCTTATATGCTGTCTATTTTGTCTATCAATCGCAGTTTAAATACACGGTTTCCTTGGTAGATAAACTTGCAGAACAACAAGCAGAGAACCTTCAGCAAGTCGTGGAGAGTGACTTACAGTTCATAGGTGCTGGGGCTAATTTCTTCCATGCTACCCAGCCAGAGGATTGGCATCGGTTTCCAGTTTTTGCCGATCAAATCGTTTCTTCCTCCCAAACGCTAATCGCGCTGCAATGGATGCCGCGCATCGAACACAATCAAGTCGCTGCCCATATTAAAAAGGTTAAGCGAACCTATCCGTTTTATGAGATTTACACAGTACCTAAAGACGGACCAAAAACGCTCGGTTACATCATGCCTAATGATGAGCCCATCTACCCAGCTTCAGATGTGTACCCCCGAAATCAGGCAAACTTCAATGCGCTCGGTTATTACTCGTCGCGGCTTCGTTTTCAACTGGTGCTTGATGGGATGCGCGAAACTGGCCAGCCGAGTGTTTCGGACAAGATTCGTTTACTGCAAGATGGCTTTGATAGAAGTTTAGCAAAAACAGGACTACTGGTTTATCACCCAGTGTTTAGCGCGGAAAATGCGAAAGAGCTCGTTGGTGTGGTGATCGGTGTTATCCGTTCAACCAAGTATTTTGAATCGATAGTGGTTCGCACGGCGACGGAACAAGACTTGTTAGTCAAAGTAACCGATATGGGCTTCGATGCCGAAGACGATCCGATCTTATATGAAAGTAATAACTGGGATGTGACCAACGGGATTGAGATTACTAAACGTGTTGTTTTACCTAATCGTGAGTGGATCGTTGATTTCAAGCTCGACAGGAAGGTGACGGACAATGACCGTTTTGTGTTGATTGGAATCTTTATGGCCGGGATTGTTATCGCCTGCCTATCGAGTTACATCGTACTGTTGTTAATCCGTGACAAAGAGCATCTTGAAGTGTTGCTTGATGAACGAACCGAAGAGCTACAGTTCTTAGTTGATCACGATACGCTAACTGGGATATATAACCGCCGTGCGTTCAGTCGATATTTGACCGATAAAGTCAGCAGGCAAGAGTCTTTTGCTCTAGTGGGATTTGACGTCGATAAGTTTAAGCTGATTAATGACCATCACGGACACGTAGCGGGAGATGAAATGCTCTGTCATGTCGCGAGGGTTGTTCAGAGCCACCTAGAACCCGGTGATGTCTTTGTTCGTATGGGGGGCGATGAGTTTTGTATCATCTCTCATATCACCGATCGCTATGAGCTGTTTAACTACCTAGACAGAATTGGCCGCGCAGTAGCAAGTTCAAAGTATGAGTTCGATGGAAGAATGATTCAATGTTCACTCAGTATTGGCGCTGCGATTCGTCGCCTAGAGAACGAAGAAGATATTATGCAAGCGTCCGACGCTCAGCTCTATAAGAGTAAGCAGGCAGGTCGAAACTGCGTTTCAATTGCAGAATAA
- a CDS encoding DUF2760 domain-containing protein produces MTFDLQMIPQTFDMLHAGLAASSVLLLLIATSRKSKVIEKVVEKPVEKIVEVEKPVEKIVEVEKVVEVEKVIEKVVEVESKLATASTDSAMQLLSIMQQEARLIDFLQEDLTSFSDEEVGAAARVIHTGGQKVLSDYVTLEHIRNEDEETRITIEEGFNPQQVRLTGNVTGNAPFNGTLVHKGWKASSMNLPKLAENYDASVIAPAEVEL; encoded by the coding sequence ATGACGTTCGATTTACAAATGATCCCTCAAACGTTCGATATGCTTCACGCAGGTCTTGCTGCTTCAAGTGTATTACTGCTACTAATTGCGACTTCTCGCAAATCAAAAGTCATTGAGAAAGTGGTTGAAAAACCAGTCGAGAAAATCGTTGAAGTAGAAAAGCCCGTCGAAAAGATCGTTGAAGTAGAAAAAGTGGTCGAAGTAGAAAAAGTCATCGAAAAAGTGGTTGAAGTTGAATCAAAACTGGCAACTGCCTCTACCGATTCAGCAATGCAACTGCTATCAATTATGCAGCAAGAAGCGCGTCTAATCGATTTCTTGCAAGAAGACCTAACCTCATTCTCTGACGAAGAGGTAGGCGCAGCAGCTCGCGTTATACACACAGGTGGTCAAAAGGTACTAAGTGACTACGTAACGCTTGAGCATATTCGTAACGAAGACGAAGAAACTCGCATCACTATTGAAGAAGGCTTCAACCCACAGCAAGTTCGCCTAACGGGTAACGTAACAGGTAATGCACCGTTTAACGGCACCCTAGTTCACAAAGGTTGGAAAGCAAGCTCGATGAATCTACCAAAGCTTGCAGAGAACTATGATGCGTCTGTTATTGCTCCAGCAGAGGTTGAGCTGTAA
- a CDS encoding Hsp70 family protein, translating into MEHQNNQVQNTESNPPKFSVGIDLGTTHCVLSYVDTSVEDARVEVLSIPQLTAPGTVENHSQLGSFLYQPHEHEMNPASRVLPWSSEPTALVGAIARNLGAKTPIRLIASAKSWLCHSGVNRRDAFLPAGSPEEVEKVSPLRATELYLEHLKQAWDHSNPSNPLAEQDVTITVPASFDPAARDLTAEAARNVGFVHLTLLEEPQAALYNWIDNSNDKWRDEVSVGDIVLVVDIGGGTTDLSLVEVTEEEGNLTLNRIAVGEHILLGGDNMDLALAYRLKMKLAQEGKELQPWQVQAMTHACRDAKEALLNDSELQSVPIVVPSRGSKLLGATLKTELTQQEVQQTLVDGFFPKVAVSEHPVQRNRGALTQMGLPYAQDAGITRHIAAFLTKQANALSGSEAQQEYNPFANMPGMPGGETTQSSDFIKPTAILFNGGVLKSTLLASRLEETLNEWLIDADSEMAKRLTGVDLDLAVASGASYYGSVRRGQGVRIRGGIASSYYVGIESAMPAIPGMAPPMEALCVAPFGMEEGSSADVPSQEFGLIIGQPVNFQFFGSTVRRDDIAGTHLDHWAPEELDELPEIQVTLPVSEGRREGEVVPVTLASRVTELGTLYLEAIAADNGQKWHVEFDVREDANSNSEQA; encoded by the coding sequence ATGGAACACCAGAACAACCAAGTGCAAAACACAGAATCTAACCCACCTAAATTTAGCGTCGGTATCGACTTAGGAACCACACACTGCGTGCTGTCATATGTTGACACGAGCGTTGAAGATGCTCGCGTTGAGGTATTGTCTATTCCTCAATTAACGGCACCAGGTACAGTAGAAAACCACAGCCAGCTCGGTTCATTTTTATACCAACCGCACGAACACGAAATGAACCCAGCGTCACGTGTTTTGCCTTGGTCATCAGAGCCAACGGCTCTTGTTGGCGCTATCGCGCGTAATTTGGGCGCTAAAACACCAATTCGCCTGATTGCCAGTGCAAAGTCTTGGCTTTGTCACAGTGGCGTAAACCGACGCGATGCATTTCTACCGGCTGGTAGTCCTGAAGAAGTTGAGAAGGTGTCACCACTGCGTGCCACTGAGCTTTATCTAGAACACCTAAAACAGGCCTGGGATCATTCAAACCCAAGTAATCCACTTGCCGAGCAAGATGTAACCATCACTGTTCCTGCATCGTTTGACCCTGCAGCACGCGATCTGACTGCAGAAGCTGCGCGTAATGTCGGCTTTGTGCACCTAACGCTACTTGAAGAGCCACAAGCTGCACTCTACAACTGGATTGATAACAGCAACGACAAATGGCGCGATGAAGTCTCTGTTGGCGATATTGTTCTTGTTGTTGATATCGGTGGCGGTACTACCGACCTTTCTCTTGTCGAGGTGACAGAGGAAGAAGGTAACCTAACGCTTAATCGTATTGCAGTCGGTGAACATATCCTATTAGGTGGCGACAACATGGATCTTGCGCTGGCTTATCGTCTCAAGATGAAGCTTGCTCAAGAAGGCAAAGAGCTTCAGCCATGGCAAGTTCAGGCAATGACTCATGCATGTCGTGATGCTAAAGAAGCCCTACTAAACGATAGCGAGCTTCAATCGGTGCCTATCGTGGTACCGAGCCGTGGTTCTAAGCTGCTAGGGGCAACGCTTAAAACAGAGCTTACTCAGCAAGAAGTTCAACAAACTCTTGTTGATGGATTCTTCCCGAAAGTTGCTGTTAGCGAGCATCCTGTTCAGCGTAACCGTGGCGCACTGACTCAAATGGGTCTGCCTTACGCACAAGACGCAGGTATTACTCGCCATATTGCCGCCTTCTTAACCAAACAAGCCAACGCGCTTTCTGGTTCTGAAGCACAGCAAGAGTACAACCCATTTGCCAATATGCCAGGCATGCCGGGTGGAGAAACAACTCAATCTTCTGATTTCATCAAGCCGACGGCGATTTTATTTAACGGTGGTGTACTGAAATCAACCCTGCTTGCTAGTCGTCTTGAAGAAACACTCAACGAATGGTTGATTGACGCAGATAGCGAAATGGCGAAGCGCTTAACAGGCGTTGACCTAGATCTTGCAGTAGCGAGCGGTGCTTCATACTACGGCAGCGTTCGCCGAGGACAAGGCGTTCGAATTCGCGGTGGTATCGCGTCTAGCTACTACGTAGGTATTGAGAGTGCTATGCCCGCTATTCCAGGTATGGCACCACCGATGGAAGCGCTGTGTGTGGCTCCATTTGGCATGGAAGAAGGCTCTAGCGCTGATGTTCCAAGCCAAGAATTTGGACTTATCATTGGTCAGCCGGTTAACTTCCAGTTCTTTGGTTCTACCGTTCGTCGTGACGACATCGCTGGTACTCATCTAGACCATTGGGCTCCTGAAGAGCTAGACGAACTGCCTGAGATTCAAGTTACGCTGCCTGTCTCTGAAGGGCGCCGTGAAGGTGAAGTGGTTCCGGTGACTCTTGCATCACGCGTCACTGAGCTAGGTACTTTGTATCTTGAAGCTATCGCTGCTGACAATGGGCAGAAATGGCATGTTGAGTTTGATGTCCGTGAAGACGCAAACTCGAACTCAGAACAAGCATAA
- a CDS encoding Hsp70 family protein: MASPRFLVGIDLGTTNTVVAFCEITDDLQNSAVSLFEIDQLIGPGEVVRKPLLPSFRYHPAAGQVSPSDLTLPWDNQPVAGDISQVIVGEWARELGAKVEGRQVSSAKSWLSHQAVDRSSDILPWAGAADVDKVSPVIASASYLNHIRLAWNYRNPSNKLEDQEVVVTVPASFDETARKLTLEAAQLAGLNKIVLLEEPQAVCYDWYARHQQSASEELKDLPLILVCDVGGGTTDLSLIEAKFDQGELSLDRIGVGDHLMLGGDNLDLALAHLAEQRFNQSKKLNAASLTKLIQQTRKAKENLLSADAPEEVKITMLGSGSKLLGGTKSIGLSKQEVHQIALDGFFPLSDFADTPDKRRSAVVEFGLPYVADPAVSKHVAEFLSQHQQVSMAALNQDDTNKPAIPVGILLNGGVFNSDLVTQRVTQLLGNWRGDDVTVLDNPHPDWSVALGAVAFSKARRGAQLKIGGGAARSYFLHLQEKNKMGKALCLLSKGTEEGHEIRLSGRRFSLTLGEPVRFNLLTTTLDTLSNNTAIQNGVMVDIDPDLFAPLPPYISTLEGEGIELQANQKERVEVQLACQLTEVGTLKMECVHVEDDTKRWELEFEVRNQQAEDQVEESLHPRLPECKELISRIYSGNKKSADSKEIKTLAKELERKLGKRDEWDFTTLRQLFDAFALGRKRRRRSEPHEKNWLRLAGFSLRPGFGDATDSWRIEQVWGLYQQGIQFKNHQGWTDWWVFWRRIAGGLSQEQQETILADIAKYLHPGAMKNPQSAKAAQDMGYESMVRLAASLEHLEVEDKVLLASWCLSKAINHNQFEQAHWWALGRLASRTPLYGSQHSVIPREQAEQWLPKLLEQNWQKEPMIAFAAVMICRKTGDRLFDISDDFRSQVLAKLKQSKVPESWVSLVEEVKELSESESKRVFGDALPSGLTLVNQ, encoded by the coding sequence ATGGCATCTCCTCGATTCTTAGTCGGTATTGATTTAGGTACAACCAACACGGTTGTCGCATTCTGTGAAATCACCGACGACCTACAAAACTCTGCCGTTTCCCTATTTGAAATAGACCAGTTGATTGGCCCAGGTGAAGTCGTCCGTAAGCCACTACTGCCCTCTTTTCGTTATCACCCTGCGGCAGGTCAAGTCTCTCCATCGGACTTAACACTGCCATGGGACAATCAACCCGTCGCTGGTGACATTAGCCAAGTGATTGTTGGCGAATGGGCGCGAGAGCTCGGTGCTAAAGTGGAAGGTCGCCAAGTTTCTAGTGCCAAAAGCTGGCTCTCACACCAAGCCGTAGATCGAAGCTCTGACATATTGCCTTGGGCTGGCGCAGCCGATGTCGATAAAGTCTCGCCTGTTATCGCCAGCGCAAGCTACCTTAACCACATTCGACTTGCTTGGAACTATCGCAACCCAAGCAATAAGCTTGAAGACCAAGAAGTAGTGGTAACCGTCCCTGCTTCATTCGATGAAACGGCGCGCAAACTTACCCTTGAAGCCGCGCAGCTCGCAGGGTTAAACAAAATTGTGCTTCTCGAAGAGCCTCAAGCGGTTTGCTACGACTGGTATGCGCGCCACCAGCAAAGTGCATCGGAAGAGCTAAAAGACCTGCCGTTAATCCTTGTCTGTGATGTCGGTGGTGGTACAACCGATTTAAGTTTGATTGAAGCGAAATTCGATCAAGGTGAACTCTCTTTGGATCGCATTGGCGTGGGAGATCACCTAATGCTAGGTGGTGATAACCTCGACCTTGCGTTAGCGCATCTGGCAGAGCAACGCTTCAATCAAAGTAAAAAGCTCAACGCAGCCAGTTTGACCAAGCTGATTCAGCAAACGCGCAAAGCAAAAGAAAACTTGCTCTCGGCCGATGCACCTGAAGAAGTGAAGATCACTATGCTCGGCAGCGGTTCTAAATTGCTAGGCGGGACGAAGAGTATCGGTCTTTCAAAGCAAGAAGTTCATCAAATTGCCCTAGATGGATTCTTCCCACTGTCTGATTTTGCAGACACGCCAGATAAAAGACGTAGCGCCGTCGTTGAGTTCGGTCTGCCGTACGTCGCCGACCCTGCGGTCAGTAAACACGTCGCAGAGTTTTTGAGCCAGCATCAGCAAGTTTCAATGGCAGCGCTCAATCAAGACGATACCAACAAGCCTGCTATCCCTGTTGGTATACTGCTCAACGGCGGTGTGTTCAATAGTGACCTCGTCACTCAGCGTGTTACTCAATTGCTTGGCAACTGGCGCGGTGATGATGTCACGGTGCTCGATAACCCACATCCAGATTGGTCAGTCGCACTTGGTGCCGTTGCCTTTAGTAAAGCTCGCCGCGGTGCACAACTTAAAATCGGTGGTGGCGCAGCACGTTCTTATTTCTTACACCTTCAAGAAAAGAACAAAATGGGCAAAGCACTCTGCCTGCTATCAAAAGGTACCGAGGAAGGACACGAAATTAGACTAAGCGGTCGCCGCTTCTCGTTAACTTTGGGCGAACCTGTTCGCTTTAACCTTCTAACGACGACACTCGACACGCTTTCTAACAATACCGCGATTCAAAACGGCGTCATGGTTGATATTGACCCAGACCTATTCGCGCCGCTACCGCCTTACATCTCAACATTGGAAGGTGAAGGTATCGAGCTGCAAGCTAACCAGAAAGAGCGAGTTGAAGTTCAGCTCGCCTGTCAGCTAACCGAAGTCGGCACGCTGAAAATGGAGTGTGTCCATGTCGAAGATGACACCAAACGTTGGGAACTAGAATTTGAAGTTCGTAACCAACAAGCAGAAGATCAAGTTGAAGAGAGCCTTCACCCTCGCCTGCCCGAATGTAAAGAGCTGATATCTCGTATCTACAGTGGCAACAAGAAAAGCGCGGATTCTAAAGAAATCAAAACTCTAGCTAAAGAGCTAGAGCGAAAACTTGGCAAACGTGATGAGTGGGACTTCACGACTTTACGTCAGCTGTTCGATGCTTTTGCTCTCGGACGAAAGCGCCGTCGCCGCTCTGAGCCGCATGAAAAAAACTGGCTACGTTTGGCCGGATTCTCGCTGCGTCCGGGGTTTGGAGATGCTACTGATTCTTGGCGTATCGAGCAAGTTTGGGGGCTCTATCAGCAGGGAATTCAGTTTAAAAACCATCAAGGCTGGACTGATTGGTGGGTATTCTGGCGTCGAATTGCCGGAGGTCTAAGTCAAGAACAGCAAGAGACTATCCTCGCCGATATTGCTAAATATTTGCACCCAGGGGCGATGAAGAACCCTCAGTCAGCCAAAGCGGCACAAGATATGGGTTATGAGTCTATGGTGAGACTTGCTGCTTCACTAGAGCATCTTGAAGTTGAAGATAAAGTGCTGCTCGCTTCTTGGTGCCTAAGTAAAGCCATCAACCATAACCAGTTCGAACAAGCACATTGGTGGGCATTAGGCAGACTCGCTTCACGTACTCCACTGTATGGAAGTCAGCACAGCGTGATCCCTCGTGAACAAGCAGAGCAATGGCTACCTAAGTTGCTGGAACAAAACTGGCAAAAAGAACCCATGATTGCTTTTGCCGCGGTCATGATCTGTCGAAAAACAGGCGATCGCCTGTTTGATATTTCTGATGACTTTAGAAGCCAAGTTCTAGCTAAGCTAAAACAAAGCAAGGTGCCGGAATCTTGGGTGAGTTTGGTAGAAGAGGTGAAAGAGCTATCAGAAAGCGAATCTAAGCGCGTATTTGGCGACGCCCTGCCAAGTGGTTTGACTTTAGTAAACCAGTAG
- the trhO gene encoding oxygen-dependent tRNA uridine(34) hydroxylase TrhO, translating to MTDYVVCALYKFVQLENYTDLQKPLIALMDKHRIRGTLLLASEGINGTVASSREGIDELLAWFKQDERLADIVYKESFDTKQPFNRSKVKLKKEIVTLGVEGIDPRHVVGTYVKPQDWNELISDPEVFVVDTRNDYEIEIGTFQNAVNPQTDTFREFPEYVAKNMDPSKHKKVAMFCTGGIRCEKSTAYMKQQGFDDVYHLEGGILKYLEEVPEEESLWQGDCYVFDNRVAVNHQLEKSGYEMCKACRLPITEEDINSAQYEEGVSCPKCADKHTDEQKSRFREREKQVKLAIERGEVHVGGDAKQTIAQRRQEKLDRKAAQRKG from the coding sequence ATGACTGACTACGTAGTGTGCGCACTCTATAAATTTGTGCAGCTTGAAAACTATACCGACCTTCAAAAACCTTTGATCGCTCTTATGGATAAACACCGTATCCGCGGTACTTTATTGCTTGCGAGCGAGGGCATCAACGGGACAGTCGCATCGAGCAGAGAAGGAATTGATGAGCTTCTCGCATGGTTTAAACAAGACGAACGCTTAGCTGACATTGTCTATAAAGAGTCTTTCGATACTAAACAGCCATTTAATCGCAGCAAAGTTAAGCTCAAGAAAGAGATCGTAACCTTAGGCGTAGAAGGTATCGACCCGCGCCATGTTGTTGGCACTTACGTGAAGCCTCAAGATTGGAATGAACTGATTTCTGATCCTGAAGTGTTTGTCGTCGATACACGTAACGACTACGAAATTGAAATTGGCACTTTCCAAAACGCGGTCAACCCTCAGACAGACACATTTCGAGAGTTTCCTGAGTACGTTGCTAAGAACATGGACCCAAGCAAGCATAAAAAGGTCGCAATGTTCTGTACTGGCGGTATTCGCTGCGAAAAATCCACCGCTTATATGAAACAGCAAGGCTTTGATGATGTTTATCACCTTGAGGGTGGTATTCTCAAATATCTAGAGGAAGTGCCAGAAGAAGAGAGCTTATGGCAAGGCGACTGCTACGTGTTTGACAATCGCGTTGCGGTTAATCATCAGCTTGAAAAAAGCGGTTATGAAATGTGTAAAGCTTGCCGCTTACCTATCACAGAAGAAGACATCAATTCAGCGCAATATGAAGAAGGTGTTAGTTGTCCAAAGTGTGCAGACAAGCATACGGATGAGCAAAAGTCACGCTTCCGTGAACGCGAAAAGCAAGTTAAATTAGCCATAGAACGCGGTGAAGTACATGTCGGTGGTGATGCAAAACAGACCATTGCTCAACGTCGACAGGAGAAACTTGATCGCAAAGCAGCGCAAAGAAAAGGTTAA
- a CDS encoding DMT family transporter, which yields MFGTIVSFCLMAIGARELSQQLDTFQILFFRTVIALIIVSVVILGVKRRSLLRTERLKLHLGRNLFHFAGQYGWFLGIGLLPLAEVFALEFTVPLWTLLIACLFLGERLTRNKLCAALLGFCGVLVIVKPGFDIVSPAAFIVLAAAFCYAVAHASTKSLASSEHPLTILFFMCAIQLPIGFSFSIVNWHTPQGIEWLWLLVIGFTSLSAHYCMTKAMQCAEVSFVVTMDFLRLPMIALVGVLLYSEPFKISLVLGAALMLLGNLIGISSPKPLLKSRNQAQ from the coding sequence ATGTTTGGCACTATCGTTTCATTTTGCTTGATGGCCATTGGAGCGAGAGAACTTAGTCAGCAGCTAGACACCTTTCAAATCCTCTTTTTTCGCACTGTCATTGCACTGATAATCGTCAGTGTTGTTATTTTGGGAGTTAAGAGGCGCAGTCTATTACGTACCGAGCGCTTAAAGCTGCATTTGGGCCGAAATCTGTTTCACTTTGCAGGGCAATACGGCTGGTTTCTAGGTATTGGCTTGTTGCCACTTGCCGAAGTGTTCGCTTTAGAGTTTACCGTCCCTTTGTGGACTCTGTTGATCGCTTGTCTCTTTTTAGGTGAGCGTCTTACCCGCAACAAACTTTGTGCTGCGTTACTGGGCTTTTGTGGCGTATTGGTTATCGTAAAACCTGGCTTTGATATTGTTTCGCCCGCAGCTTTCATCGTACTTGCAGCGGCATTTTGCTACGCCGTTGCTCATGCCTCAACCAAGTCTTTAGCAAGTAGCGAACACCCGCTTACCATTCTGTTCTTTATGTGTGCAATCCAACTGCCTATTGGTTTTTCCTTCAGTATTGTTAATTGGCACACCCCTCAGGGCATTGAATGGCTGTGGCTGTTGGTGATTGGATTTACCTCCTTGTCTGCCCATTATTGCATGACCAAAGCAATGCAGTGTGCTGAAGTCTCATTTGTTGTCACTATGGACTTTTTGCGCTTGCCAATGATCGCCTTAGTCGGCGTTTTACTTTACTCTGAACCCTTCAAGATTAGTCTGGTGCTTGGCGCAGCCTTGATGTTGTTGGGCAATTTGATCGGTATTTCATCCCCCAAACCGTTACTAAAGAGCCGCAATCAGGCCCAATAA
- a CDS encoding DinB family protein — translation MDLSANFRMLALYNQRMNQQLLGICEQLSPQQLNQETHSFFPSVMAHWNHILFGDLIMLQRLVTNQIHRLTPEQVNALPIAKAVDDTFVTSIEELKALRSLVDQIYIDMTKGFTAETCAKTVVYITTEGGEMRRNVGEFCQHIFNHQTHHRGQLTAILSQLGCDFGCTDLPVIVPEGSGALA, via the coding sequence ATGGATTTATCTGCAAATTTTAGAATGCTGGCGCTCTACAACCAGCGTATGAACCAACAGTTACTTGGCATTTGTGAGCAGCTTAGCCCACAGCAGCTTAACCAAGAGACTCACTCCTTTTTTCCATCCGTGATGGCACATTGGAACCATATTTTATTTGGTGACTTAATCATGCTGCAACGTTTGGTCACCAATCAAATCCATCGATTGACTCCAGAGCAAGTTAACGCGCTGCCCATTGCGAAAGCCGTAGACGATACCTTTGTAACAAGCATCGAAGAATTGAAGGCGCTTCGCTCGCTCGTTGACCAGATTTACATCGACATGACGAAGGGTTTTACTGCCGAGACTTGTGCAAAAACGGTGGTTTATATCACCACCGAAGGGGGAGAAATGAGGCGCAATGTCGGTGAGTTTTGCCAACATATCTTCAATCACCAAACGCACCATCGCGGTCAGCTTACCGCGATATTGTCACAACTTGGCTGTGACTTTGGCTGTACCGACTTACCTGTCATAGTGCCAGAAGGCTCCGGCGCATTAGCCTAA
- a CDS encoding LysE/ArgO family amino acid transporter: MSTYLAGFSLGLSLILAIGSQNAFVLKQGLRNQHVFVICAVCAISDAILISFGVAGFGAIVKQYPQIESVTRLGGAIFLAVYAFLSFKSAFTSHHGMSASNGNDISLIKAVSICLAFTWLNPHVYLDTVVLLGSISTQYQPNQSLFAYGAITASFVFFFSLGFGARFLAPLFKKPKAWKVLEFLVGVIMSAIALSLIL; the protein is encoded by the coding sequence ATGTCTACTTATCTCGCAGGCTTCTCTCTAGGTTTATCACTTATCTTAGCCATTGGCTCGCAAAACGCTTTTGTGTTGAAACAAGGGCTTAGAAATCAGCACGTATTTGTCATATGTGCAGTATGTGCGATTTCAGATGCTATCTTAATCAGTTTTGGGGTTGCGGGATTTGGCGCGATTGTTAAGCAGTACCCGCAGATAGAGAGTGTCACCCGTTTGGGAGGGGCGATTTTTCTTGCCGTTTACGCTTTTCTTAGCTTTAAATCAGCATTTACCTCTCACCATGGCATGAGCGCAAGTAACGGTAACGACATCTCGCTAATCAAAGCCGTTTCAATCTGTTTGGCCTTCACTTGGCTAAACCCACATGTCTACCTAGATACGGTTGTTCTACTCGGTTCGATATCAACTCAATATCAACCTAATCAGAGTTTATTTGCTTATGGCGCAATCACAGCATCGTTTGTCTTTTTCTTTTCCTTGGGCTTTGGCGCTCGATTCTTAGCCCCACTATTCAAAAAACCAAAAGCTTGGAAAGTACTTGAGTTCTTGGTTGGAGTCATCATGTCAGCGATAGCTCTGTCATTGATTTTATAG
- a CDS encoding DUF2834 domain-containing protein, whose protein sequence is MSRFYLVLTVLGIAAPYAAFLPWLFTNGLNLPLLFEQAIANPISVMAWLDVVVAAVALIGFILVDGKQNQVKGRFVAIVGTLTAGVSFGLPLYLYLKHK, encoded by the coding sequence ATGTCTCGATTTTATCTTGTACTCACTGTATTGGGGATTGCCGCTCCATACGCAGCGTTTCTACCTTGGCTTTTCACTAATGGCTTAAACCTGCCACTTTTGTTTGAACAGGCGATAGCCAATCCAATTAGCGTCATGGCATGGCTTGACGTGGTTGTTGCAGCGGTGGCCTTGATCGGCTTTATTCTTGTCGATGGAAAACAAAACCAAGTGAAAGGACGCTTTGTGGCGATTGTCGGAACCTTGACTGCCGGTGTTTCATTTGGCTTACCGCTCTATCTCTATTTAAAGCACAAATAA